In a single window of the Mesoaciditoga lauensis cd-1655R = DSM 25116 genome:
- the istB gene encoding IS21-like element helper ATPase IstB: MNSQDKVKDKEIDKEIDSKIKRLCKRLRTPGIYKSYDKLSTPKECKTYLIELLESEVESRENNAIVKRIKRAGFPTMKRFEELVKEEMPQDAQNRLEELKSLEFIGENRNVIMLGNSGTGKTHLATAIGIQACEKGYTTSFKTAARLINELKEAKSEKQLVKYAKVFEKYDLVILDEVGYISFDVEGAQLLFEYIAMRYETKSTIITTNLIFSEWIKIFHDKALTMALLDRITHNAIVLNMNGESFRRKQSNKIN; encoded by the coding sequence ATGAACAGTCAAGACAAAGTAAAAGACAAAGAAATTGACAAAGAAATTGACTCTAAAATAAAGCGACTGTGCAAAAGATTAAGGACACCAGGTATATACAAAAGCTACGATAAGCTATCCACGCCCAAAGAATGCAAAACGTACCTGATTGAACTCTTGGAATCAGAAGTCGAATCGAGAGAAAACAACGCGATTGTTAAAAGGATAAAGCGAGCTGGATTTCCGACGATGAAAAGATTTGAAGAATTGGTTAAAGAAGAAATGCCACAAGATGCCCAAAACAGACTGGAAGAACTCAAATCGTTGGAATTCATTGGAGAAAATAGAAACGTAATAATGTTAGGCAATTCAGGGACTGGCAAAACACATCTTGCGACGGCAATAGGAATACAAGCGTGTGAAAAAGGATACACGACCTCATTCAAAACGGCAGCGAGATTGATCAACGAACTAAAAGAAGCGAAGAGTGAAAAACAACTTGTCAAATACGCGAAAGTCTTTGAGAAATACGACCTTGTCATATTGGATGAAGTGGGATACATTTCATTTGACGTTGAAGGAGCTCAATTGCTTTTCGAATACATAGCGATGAGATACGAAACGAAGAGCACGATAATAACGACGAATCTCATCTTTTCAGAATGGATAAAGATATTCCATGACAAAGCTCTAACCATGGCTCTACTCGATAGGATCACTCACAATGCCATTGTGTTGAACATGAACGGTGAGAGTTTTAGAAGAAAGCAAAGCAACAAAATTAATTAG